The Streptomyces achromogenes DNA segment AGGCGTACGGGTACGCCGACACCAGCACCAGCACCGTGCGCGCGTCCGTCGCCCGGGCCGCCGCCAGCAACCGCTCCTGGTGGGCCGGCAGGCGCAGCGTGGTGCGGTCCTCGGTCTCCCGGCCGTTGATGTGCGGGTCGTTGCCGGCCACCACCACGACCACGTCGGCCCCGGCAGTGACCCGGGTCACTGCGCTCTCGCCGGATTCGACGACGATGAGCTCGAAGACCTCGGGATCCGCCCGGGTCTCCCTGTCCGGTCCGGCAACCCGCACACCGTCGGCGGCGACACACACGTGACGACCCGTGCCCAGGTGCAGCAGGAGGTGACCGTTTCCGTGGGGTTCCAGGCGGAACGTCTCCTGCACGACCCAGCCGCCGGGCTGGTCGGCGGAGGCGCGCAGCAGGCCGTCCTCGGCGACCGAGAGGTAGCGGCCGTCGGGGGCGCGCAGCGTCAGCACGCCCTCGCCCCAGTCCACCAGGGCCAGCTCCGTGCCGTCCGCGTCCGCGGTCAGCGGCGGCAGGTCGGTGCGGCCGGCCAGCAGCGCCGGGTCGAGGGCGCCCTCGGCGCCGCGCACCTCGTCGCAGGCCTCGGGCGCGGCGGGGACCTTCAGGAACGTTCCGGCCGAGGTCCTCAGCAGGACCCGGTCCACCCCCTCGGCGAACTCGACCCGCTCGGCGCCGAACCTCTCGTACAGCCCCTCCAGCGGGGTGGAGCGGTGGATCGGCGTGCCGCTGTACCAGTCGACCTTGCACTCGTCGGCGAGCAGTCCGACCACCGCGATCCGGGTGTCGGCGGCCAGCGGCAGCACGCCGTCGTTGCGCAGCAGCACGACCGACTGCTCGGCGGCCTCGGCGGCGAGCGCGCGGTGCGCCGGGGTGTCGAACTCGCCGGTCCCCGCGTGCGGGTCGTCGCGCGGGTCGAACTCGCCGAGCCGGAAGCGGACCGAGAGCTGGCGGCGGACCGCCGCGTCGACGTCGGCCTCGGTCAGCAGGCCCTGCTCCAGGGCGCCCCGGACCCGGGCGACGATCTTCGAGCCGTCGGTGCCGTGGTCGGTGAAGCTGTCCACGCCGGCGAGCAGCGAGGCCGCCGTCGCGTCCTCGTGGGTGTCGAAGTAGTGCTCGGAGTCGACCAGGTTGGACGGCGCGCCCGCGTCCGAGCAGACCAGCAGATCCTCGTCGGTCCAGGTCCGCAGATGCTCGCGCAGATACGGCGAGACGTGGTTGGGGCGGCCGTTGACCAGGTTGTACGCGGGCATCACACCCGCCACCGCCCCCGCCTCGACGGTGTCGCGGAAGGCGCGCAGGTCGTACTCGTGCAGCACCCGGGGGCGCACCGAGGACGAGGTGACGTCCCGGCCCGTCTCGTTGTTGTGCGCCAGCCAGTGCTTGAGGACGGGGGCCGTGCGCCAGTACGTCGGATGGTCCCCGCGCAGGCCGTGGGTGTAGGCGGTGGCGATGGCGGAGGTCAGCTTCGGGTCCTCCGAGTAGCCCTCCTCGTTGCGGCCCCACAGGGGGTGGCGCAGCAGGTTGACGGTGGGGGCCCAGACGTTCAGGCCGACGCGCTCGTCGAGGGCGCGCATCGCCCGCACCTCCTTGGACACCGCCTCGCCGACCCGGCGCACCAGATCGGTGTTCCAGGTCGCGCCCAACCCCACGGCCTGCGGGAACACCGTCGCCGGGCCCATCCACGCGACGCCGTGCAGCGCCTCCTGGCCGGTGCGGAACGCATCGACGCCGAGCCGCTCGACGGCCGGGGCGAACTGGTGCAGGAAGGAGACCTTCTCGTCCAGGGTCAGCCGGGACAGCAGGTCGTCGATGCGCTTCGCGAACGGCAGCTGCGGATCGCGGAAAGGCGGCGTGGGCGGCGTGTGTGCGGTCACGTGGGGTTCCCTTTGCGGTGGAGCGAGCTAGCTCTTTCGAAGCGCTTCGATGCTCATTGGACGTACCGGTGGGTGTCAAGGGGACCTCACGCTTATTTCAAGCGGTGCATACGAACAGGTCACCCCCGATGCCTCGGAGGAAACTTGGGAACGACCCTTGTGCACCCCCGGGTGTTCACTTAACCTCGCAGCAACATCGAAGCGCTTCGACTGGAAAGCCCCAGCACATGGGGCCGCAGGAACCGCTTCGGCTCAGCCAGTTCCACTGAAGACACCGCAGCCGACGGCCACCGCCGGGTGTCCTGGTGCGCCATGAAGGGTTGACGCAATGACGCCGAACGCCGCTTCCGCCTCCTCCGGGCCGAGCCGGAGAAGCTTCCTCGCCTCCACGGCGGTCGCCACCGCAGCGGTGGCCGGCGGGATGCCGCTGCTCGCCGCCTGCGGGGGGTCGGACGGCGACTCACGCGAGGGGACCACGGCGGGCAAGGCAGCGAAGAAGATCCTGCCCGCCTTCGTGGCCGCCGGCGTGGTGACGCCGGACATCCCGTCCAAGAACGGTTCCGCGGTCGGCTTCACCGGCAAGCTCGACCTCGCGACCCTGAAGACCTCCGTGCCGAAGAAGCTCGGCAAGGGCGGCAAGGTCACGGTCATGTCGCCGTTCTGGGGCTCGCCGCCGAAGGGCGACAACCCCTACTACACGGCGATGAACAGCCTCACCGGCGTCGACGTCGTCTGGCAGAACCAGGACGGCAACACCTACGACCAGAAGCTCGGCGCGGTCCTCGCCTCCAGCAACGTGCCGGACGTGGTGGTCGTCCCCGGCTGGAACATGGGCGGCAAGATACCCAGCGCCATCCTCAGCAAGTTCGCCGACCTGGGCCCCTACCTGTCCGGGGACAAGGTCAAGGAGTACCCGAACCTCGCGGCGATCCCGACGGACGCCTGGCAGCGCGCGATCTTCGGCGGCAAGCTGCGCGGTCTGCCGATGCCGTCCTCGTACGTGCCGAACATCGTCCCCTTCTACCGCAAGGACCTCTTCGAGAAGCACGGCTACGAGGTCCCGAAGACGACGGACGAGTTCACGGCGCTGGCCAAGGAGATCACCAACGCCAAGGCCAAGGTGTGGGCCTGCGGCGACATGAAGTGGACCGCGTTCAACAGCTTCGGGGTGCCGTCCGGCCAGGAGAAGCCGCTCGGCTGGATCCTCCAGGACGACAAGCTGGTCTACCGCGTCGAGCTGGACGCCTACCTCGAAGCGCTGGAATGGTCGCGGAAGCTGTTCGCCGCCGGCTACGTGCACCCCGACTTCAAGCTGGGCAAGAGCCAGGCCGTCGACCCGAGCACCAAGTTCGCGGCCGGCGAGTTCCTGATCTACAACAACGACATCTCCAGCTGGTACGGACAGCAGGCCTCGCAGGCCACGCAGAACCCCGACTTCCAGATCTGGGGCATGGACATCTTCGGCAACGGCGACGCCGATCCGGTCATCTACGCCACCCAGCCGGCCAACATCTTCGCCTTCGTCAACAAGAAGGCCTCCGAGTCGGTCATCCGCGACGTGCTGGCCGTCGCCAACGTCACCGCCGCCCCGTACGGCACCAAGGAGTACATGCTCACCAACTACGGGGTCGAGGGCACGCACTACACCGTCAAGGACGGGGTGCCCGTCAAGAACGACAAGGGCAACCAGGAGGTCGCCAACGCCTTCATAATGATCGCGAGCCCGGCCGCGACCATCGCGCACCCCGACTTCCCGGACATCGCCAAGGGCCAGGTCGAGTGGCAGCAGCGGATGGGGGCCTTCACCAAGAAGTCGGCCTTCTACGGCATGCAGATCACCGAGCCCACGCGCTGGACCAACCTCTCCAACGACTTCGAGCAGCTGGAGGACGACATCGTCCGCGGCCGTAAGAAGATCAGCGACATGCAGCAGGCGGTCGCCGACTGGAAGAAGAAGGGCGGCGACCAGCTGCGCGACTGGTACCGCAAGGTGCTCGACGACAACGGCCCGGCGGCGAGCTGACCAGGACCGGGGCAAGGAGAACGGCCGTGTCGAACAGCACGGTGCCTCGGAGCAGGGCCGAGGCCGACGAGGCACAGAAGACCCCGGTCGCGGCCGGCGGTGCCACCGGGCACGGGGGTGCCCGGACCTCCGGGAAGCTGAGTCTGCGGCTCAGGTTCAGACGCGATCGCGTGCTGCTCCTGATGACCCTGCCCGCGGTGCTGCTGGTCCTGCTCTTCAACTACGTGCCGATCCTCGGCAACGTGGTCGCCTTCCAGGACTACGACCCCTACGTCAGCGACAACGGCGTCGTCTCCATCCTGCACAGTCCCTGGGTGGGCCTGGAGAACTTCCAGCGGCTCTTCGAGGACTCCGCCTTCTGGAGCGCCGTCCAGAACACACTGGTGCTGTTCTTCCTCCAGCTCGTCCTGTACTTCCCGATCCCGATCCTGCTCGCGCTGCTCATCAACAGCGTGGTCCGGCCCCGGGTGCGGGCGGTGTCGCAGGCGATCCTCTACCTGCCGCACTTCTTCTCGTGGGTGCTGGTCATCGCCGTCTTCCAGCAGCTGTTCGGTGGCGCGGGAATCCTTTCGCAGCTGCTGCGACAGCACGGGTACGACGGCATCGACATCATGACCGACCCGGACACCTTCAGGTTCCTGATCACCGCGCAGAGCGTCTGGAAGGACGCCGGCTGGGGCATCATCGTCTTCCTCGCCGCGCTGGCCTCGGTCAACCCCGACCTCTACGAGGCGGCCGCGATGGACGGCGCCAACCGCTGGCGCCGCATG contains these protein-coding regions:
- a CDS encoding glycoside hydrolase family 3 C-terminal domain-containing protein, translated to MTAHTPPTPPFRDPQLPFAKRIDDLLSRLTLDEKVSFLHQFAPAVERLGVDAFRTGQEALHGVAWMGPATVFPQAVGLGATWNTDLVRRVGEAVSKEVRAMRALDERVGLNVWAPTVNLLRHPLWGRNEEGYSEDPKLTSAIATAYTHGLRGDHPTYWRTAPVLKHWLAHNNETGRDVTSSSVRPRVLHEYDLRAFRDTVEAGAVAGVMPAYNLVNGRPNHVSPYLREHLRTWTDEDLLVCSDAGAPSNLVDSEHYFDTHEDATAASLLAGVDSFTDHGTDGSKIVARVRGALEQGLLTEADVDAAVRRQLSVRFRLGEFDPRDDPHAGTGEFDTPAHRALAAEAAEQSVVLLRNDGVLPLAADTRIAVVGLLADECKVDWYSGTPIHRSTPLEGLYERFGAERVEFAEGVDRVLLRTSAGTFLKVPAAPEACDEVRGAEGALDPALLAGRTDLPPLTADADGTELALVDWGEGVLTLRAPDGRYLSVAEDGLLRASADQPGGWVVQETFRLEPHGNGHLLLHLGTGRHVCVAADGVRVAGPDRETRADPEVFELIVVESGESAVTRVTAGADVVVVVAGNDPHINGRETEDRTTLRLPAHQERLLAAARATDARTVLVLVSAYPYAFEPGPLAAALWTAHGGQAAGAALARVLAGDVSPAGRLPQTWYADDADLPDLLDYDVIGARQTYLYFEGAPLFPFGHGLSYASFSYADLTVRVTDGRAHVACTVTNTGDMTADEVVQLYARAVDPSVVRPRRELLDCRRITLTPGEGADVAFDVPLSAFAFWDVARGGPRLEPGPYELLVGASSEDVRLRATAVLDGEPTAPRAVRADGLAAADFDEQGGTEIVDRTKESGDAVTPAGGGTGELLYRACDFGAGADTPGVTAVTVTASGQGTVELSLDGGPVLASVTLQAPTPGPYAYVTVDAPFVADGVHDLRLGLRGPLRLAHVGFSG
- a CDS encoding extracellular solute-binding protein, whose protein sequence is MTPNAASASSGPSRRSFLASTAVATAAVAGGMPLLAACGGSDGDSREGTTAGKAAKKILPAFVAAGVVTPDIPSKNGSAVGFTGKLDLATLKTSVPKKLGKGGKVTVMSPFWGSPPKGDNPYYTAMNSLTGVDVVWQNQDGNTYDQKLGAVLASSNVPDVVVVPGWNMGGKIPSAILSKFADLGPYLSGDKVKEYPNLAAIPTDAWQRAIFGGKLRGLPMPSSYVPNIVPFYRKDLFEKHGYEVPKTTDEFTALAKEITNAKAKVWACGDMKWTAFNSFGVPSGQEKPLGWILQDDKLVYRVELDAYLEALEWSRKLFAAGYVHPDFKLGKSQAVDPSTKFAAGEFLIYNNDISSWYGQQASQATQNPDFQIWGMDIFGNGDADPVIYATQPANIFAFVNKKASESVIRDVLAVANVTAAPYGTKEYMLTNYGVEGTHYTVKDGVPVKNDKGNQEVANAFIMIASPAATIAHPDFPDIAKGQVEWQQRMGAFTKKSAFYGMQITEPTRWTNLSNDFEQLEDDIVRGRKKISDMQQAVADWKKKGGDQLRDWYRKVLDDNGPAAS
- a CDS encoding ABC transporter permease, with the translated sequence MSNSTVPRSRAEADEAQKTPVAAGGATGHGGARTSGKLSLRLRFRRDRVLLLMTLPAVLLVLLFNYVPILGNVVAFQDYDPYVSDNGVVSILHSPWVGLENFQRLFEDSAFWSAVQNTLVLFFLQLVLYFPIPILLALLINSVVRPRVRAVSQAILYLPHFFSWVLVIAVFQQLFGGAGILSQLLRQHGYDGIDIMTDPDTFRFLITAQSVWKDAGWGIIVFLAALASVNPDLYEAAAMDGANRWRRMWHVTLPALRPVIALLLVLRVGDALTVGFEQILLQRDAVGPGASEVLDTFVWWNGVRNQDFGYAAAAGLIKGVISLGLVLVANKVAHLMGEQGVYKK